ATAAGAACAAATTACGTGGGCCGTTTCCGTTCCAGACCTTAAAGGCCACTTTTAGTACGTACCcatttttatttgaatgatagtgGTTGTTGTTATGCCATTACTGTTATGTTTTTATGCAGAATGTTTGCGTTTATGTACTTTAAGGAAAAATATGTAATGAATGTTGTTGTTGCAATGAACAATAAATGatggctttaaaaaaaaaaaactagtttttagTTATTATTTTCACCTTACAATTTATCTATGTCTCGGGTCGTCTTTGTCTTCAAAAATGGTGTGTGACTCTTCTTGGTATAATTGTTTCGCAGATCGTGTAAGAAACATTATTCTGTAAGTAGTATGTGTTTACTGGAAACCCTCAATATTTATGCTCTGTTAATGGTTCTGTGAAGATATATAGTCGTATTTCTCTTCAATAATATGTCCCGTTCTTAGATTGATGCTTGctcatttaatatattttctttttcatcggTTTGTCAgactatttcaatattttgtaaatgataCCAATGTATCCAATTGATACGATGATACGGTAACTATCTAATACATTACTGTTTCTTTAAAGTACCTGGTCCAGATCGGACGAGAATTTTTTGCAATTGTTCAGATCACTTGTTCAAATCCCGTTCTGGACAAAACCTTCTTTGCTCTTCCAATATTACAAAACCAAAACTGACGAATGTAAGGATGGTTCTTCACATCAATTGCAACTAATTTAGATGGCTGAATATTCGTGGTATTATTTCTTcacttttgtttctgtttctatctgtatttttttctaattaatGCGTGATATTTATCAAACACATACCCCAAAATGGATTATAAACTTGATAATTATCTCGTCTATACAACCGTATAAACTGTGTGCGTTAACTGTGAAAGGATGGAGGGGGTTGTGGAGGTGATACACCACCTCTTTGCAAGGGTTTCTGATCCAGATTTTTTTAAAGCAGATTTTGTAGATAATATTTAACATCAAGATGTGCTGAAACCATGACGAACATATACTCATTAACTATATTGTGAACCGATACTAGTAACTATAACTTGACCTATTATCCAAAGCAAGGCGcaaatgtcaaatttgtaaCGAACCTGTAGCCCCAGTGCCAATGTGACTGCTCAGCTTATTCATTGTGTAGTTGTTGCTTTCAGACTCGATTTGAAATTCTGGATACTCAGCATATACAGCATATTCAGCATATCCAGTAAAATTCATATCAAAGCGAAGCTTGTAGTTTCTTTGGTTCGTCAAGTAATGAAGCTTTTCATTTCCTAGCCATAAGTTCCTGCTGTCACCAAACCCGTCTTTGTACGCAGTCCAGTCTTGATAAAAACTCGTAGAGCCATCGGTACGACGTTGAAACACCTGAAAAGATAGCGAGTAAATATAATAAAGAAAGATAATAATGAGAGTGGTGAAGCATGCTAGCAGACAAACTTAATTTAAGAAACACCgcacaatatatatttatagaataCTATTTCAGTAAGACAAATGTaagacttttctttgtttttctttcctttaggAAGTGGGCAATTTTAGGATTGTCACACTTTGCTTCCACTAAAGAAATTTTGATACACTCAATACCTGGTAAGGAATTATAAAGTGCAACCAAACCGAAACAGAAACTTGGACTTGCATAACCGTCAACAATAGACTTAATCAACAAAACTCACAGAAACATacttgaaatattcatattgtttcAATCAAGACTTACTGTCCATCCTCCACCGTTTTCCATTTTGCAAGATACGTTGAATGGTAAACCAGGCCATCCAGTAGGCATGATTGTATAAACGCCATCTTGTGTATGGCCAGCGTCATAAACTTCCTGACAGTCTGTATACAATGACTCACAAGTTTCACCGTCACCTTCGTATCCCTTATTACAATAACACTGTTGTCCTTCGTTCTTCAGatcacacacagcattagtACTACAGCTGTAGTCATATTCACAGATCAGTCGGTTATTGCTACAGGAACACTTCTGGGTGCAGTTATCGTTAACGTATGTTTTTCCAttctaaaacagatcaaatgtAAAATTTTAAGTTGGAAGAACAAAATTGTTGTCAGATAATATTTAATTCTGTGTTCAAAAATCCATTAGAAATGTCATCTTACATTTAATAGATGTCACAAACACTCACCGATATAACCAAGTTGGCCTCTGTAACGAAACAGCTGCAGCTACTCTCACTGATACAGTCACTTCCATTCAGCATTAATCCAGCTTTGCAGATACAGCCCTTGCTACCTAAACAGGTACTGTTACAAGCAGACTCTCCTTTGGGATCTTCACATGTTGCTTCACAAGTGCAGTTTCCATAGATCATGTTCGGAGGACACGTATATATCGAAGAACCTGCATAGAGATAAGAGCAGTTtagctttgaaatatcatgattattatgttttgtttcattttttttcatgtagTAACATCCTAATAACGGCGGAAAGCTGATTGCGACTTTAAAGACAGCAtgtaaattaaatcaaaatgcACATTAATGCAAAATTAATGTGTTTTATTCTATTATCACATGATATGAGTAGTGCGCTTGATATGATACGGGACTTACCTAGAGTCGTGCCTAGTGGTTCAGTAGtgactgcagtagttggttCCTCTGATTTTTGCATTGTCTTGCCTAAAACAGGATAGGAATGATGTTTATGAACAAAATTGTAGCAATATCAATACTGTGAAGTGGGttcaattaaatataaatagtaCTATGTTGAACTAAGCCCCCATTCTGGTTAGTTTGCACTACATTTTTGACTATAGACACATCGTGCTTTCAAATGAAAGTGGTTTAAGATGGtgaaaaataagaatatgaTTAACCAGACATGAATCGAACATATGAATGATGGTGGAAAatcttaaaatgaaaatgtaaatgaaaaatcAACAACACAATTAATTTAACAGCTAAATTGATAACGAATTCCCCTTTAACC
This window of the Apostichopus japonicus isolate 1M-3 chromosome 9, ASM3797524v1, whole genome shotgun sequence genome carries:
- the LOC139973919 gene encoding uncharacterized protein, coding for MERKIFFQLFHLALILIDMTDAGKLCDFAAKFPCKGSHCLPSPCKSKTMQKSEEPTTAVTTEPLGTTLGSSIYTCPPNMIYGNCTCEATCEDPKGESACNSTCLGSKGCICKAGLMLNGSDCISESSCSCFVTEANLVISNGKTYVNDNCTQKCSCSNNRLICEYDYSCSTNAVCDLKNEGQQCYCNKGYEGDGETCESLYTDCQEVYDAGHTQDGVYTIMPTGWPGLPFNVSCKMENGGGWTVFQRRTDGSTSFYQDWTAYKDGFGDSRNLWLGNEKLHYLTNQRNYKLRFDMNFTGYAEYAVYAEYPEFQIESESNNYTMNKLSSHIGTGATGSLQI